The Halalkalibaculum roseum genome window below encodes:
- a CDS encoding RNA polymerase sigma factor — translation MEYSELAKAIRENDSSRVNEMMQKLVPRLKRFLSIHMNASKSDAEDCAQETILQCIEIIKQDKLRDTDKVLSYIMTSCRNNYLKMKEKMKEENYEEVPDRNYSSAEQLLNLLDKERKRILEWCLRQLKKEYQDFMRYWFQNPGAEAEKVAKHFDLSVSNTWTRKHRIISKLNDCYKKKSEL, via the coding sequence ATGGAATATTCGGAACTGGCTAAAGCCATTAGGGAAAATGACTCATCAAGAGTCAATGAAATGATGCAAAAGCTTGTGCCTCGCCTCAAGCGCTTCTTAAGCATCCATATGAACGCATCGAAGTCTGATGCCGAAGATTGCGCACAAGAAACAATTTTACAGTGTATTGAAATCATCAAGCAAGACAAGCTTAGAGATACCGACAAAGTCCTTTCTTATATCATGACCTCCTGCCGGAATAATTATCTCAAGATGAAAGAGAAGATGAAAGAAGAAAATTATGAGGAGGTACCCGACCGCAATTATTCCTCCGCAGAGCAACTGCTGAACCTGCTGGATAAAGAGAGAAAACGTATCCTTGAGTGGTGTTTAAGGCAATTAAAGAAGGAATATCAGGATTTTATGCGGTACTGGTTTCAGAACCCCGGAGCCGAAGCAGAAAAGGTGGCAAAACACTTCGATTTGAGTGTCAGCAACACCTGGACTCGAAAACACCGAATCATAAGCAAATTAAATGATTGCTATAAGAAAAAAAGTGAACTTTAA
- a CDS encoding Nramp family divalent metal transporter, which produces MHSSEEAEKSHSWDGIKQSLGPGLLMAAAAIGVSHLVQSTRAGATFGFAMVWAVVLANIFKYPFLEYGPRYAIATGESMIEGYKRLGKWAIGIFIVFTIGTMFAVQAAVTVVTASLAAELTGIALSPLAWSAIILAICILLLLSGQYSALDGAIKLIMVVLAVSTVIAVGAALLQGEQHAMPANLTPSIWNVAGVSFLIALMGWMPIPIDAAAWHSLWSLERVKQTKYQPKLRESLIDFNIGYIGAAVLALGFLFLGALVMFGSGEEYASSGTVFSSQLISLYTSSLGQWAYPVIIICAFTTMFSTTLTVTDAYPRVSRRMLEVMIPNSFSTKDDILLYRSLLIVISLLSLGVLYFMGDRFTLMVDLATTLSFLTAPVLAYINYKLVTADHMPEHCVPKPWLRWLSRGGLVFLTGFALLYIYWQLQYG; this is translated from the coding sequence ATGCACAGCTCAGAAGAAGCAGAGAAGTCACATAGTTGGGATGGAATAAAACAGAGCCTCGGACCGGGTCTATTGATGGCCGCAGCTGCTATCGGAGTATCACATCTTGTACAATCTACCCGCGCCGGCGCTACATTCGGATTTGCAATGGTCTGGGCCGTTGTCCTCGCCAACATCTTTAAATACCCATTTCTCGAATACGGTCCGCGTTATGCGATAGCAACCGGAGAGAGTATGATAGAAGGCTATAAGCGCCTGGGTAAATGGGCAATCGGAATATTCATTGTCTTTACCATCGGAACCATGTTTGCCGTACAGGCTGCAGTCACCGTAGTAACCGCAAGCCTTGCGGCGGAGCTTACCGGTATTGCACTGTCACCCCTTGCCTGGAGCGCCATCATATTGGCAATTTGTATCCTTTTGCTGTTATCGGGACAGTATTCTGCTCTTGACGGGGCCATAAAGTTGATCATGGTAGTCCTTGCGGTCTCTACTGTAATAGCTGTGGGAGCGGCGCTGCTGCAGGGAGAACAGCATGCCATGCCTGCAAACCTAACACCTTCTATTTGGAATGTAGCAGGTGTATCCTTTTTGATTGCCCTGATGGGTTGGATGCCCATACCTATTGATGCTGCCGCCTGGCACTCGCTTTGGTCGCTGGAACGGGTGAAACAAACCAAGTACCAGCCCAAACTCAGGGAAAGTCTGATTGATTTCAACATCGGCTACATCGGGGCAGCTGTTCTCGCACTCGGCTTTCTGTTTCTTGGGGCCCTCGTCATGTTCGGAAGCGGTGAGGAGTATGCCTCAAGCGGTACCGTATTCTCGAGTCAGTTGATCAGCTTATATACCTCGAGCCTTGGACAATGGGCTTATCCGGTCATCATCATTTGCGCCTTTACCACCATGTTCAGCACCACCCTGACCGTGACCGACGCTTATCCAAGGGTTTCGCGGCGCATGCTGGAAGTTATGATACCCAATAGTTTTTCGACCAAAGACGACATTCTGCTTTACCGTTCTCTGCTGATTGTAATCTCGCTATTATCACTGGGTGTGCTCTATTTTATGGGAGACCGGTTTACCCTGATGGTAGATCTGGCCACCACGTTATCATTCCTCACCGCGCCGGTGCTTGCCTATATCAATTATAAGCTTGTCACTGCCGATCACATGCCGGAACACTGTGTACCCAAGCCTTGGCTTCGTTGGCTTAGCCGAGGCGGACTTGTATTCCTGACCGGCTTTGCGCTGCTATACATATATTGGCAACTGCAGTACGGCTGA
- a CDS encoding SRPBCC family protein → MDDNKKKAHAADSYGEMIETETIRFERLLPRPIERVWDYLTDSDKRGKWLASGKMDSRVGGTVELIFKHDNLSKHPDPIPDKYKDFGEVSTMQGTITNYDPPYLLSYTWGEASGTDSEVTFELTEEADKVRLVLTHRKIGDDPEQLIGIAAGWHTHLNILTNRLEGVEPKGFWSVHIAFEEEYKHRLKL, encoded by the coding sequence ATGGATGATAACAAGAAAAAAGCGCATGCAGCGGACTCTTACGGTGAGATGATTGAGACCGAAACAATTCGATTTGAAAGGCTGCTTCCCAGACCCATTGAAAGGGTATGGGATTACTTAACCGACTCTGATAAACGTGGAAAGTGGCTGGCTTCGGGAAAGATGGACTCTCGTGTAGGCGGTACTGTAGAATTAATATTCAAACATGATAACCTTTCAAAACACCCGGATCCTATTCCGGATAAATATAAAGATTTCGGCGAGGTTAGTACCATGCAGGGGACCATTACGAATTATGACCCACCCTACCTTTTAAGTTATACCTGGGGGGAAGCATCGGGTACCGATTCCGAGGTCACCTTTGAGCTTACTGAGGAAGCAGATAAAGTCAGGTTAGTATTGACGCATAGAAAAATTGGAGACGATCCCGAACAGCTAATAGGTATTGCAGCAGGGTGGCATACCCATCTTAATATTCTCACTAACCGCTTGGAGGGGGTGGAACCCAAAGGTTTTTGGTCGGTTCATATAGCCTTTGAAGAGGAATACAAACACCGGCTAAAACTATAG
- a CDS encoding tetratricopeptide repeat protein, translating to MENSRDLNLEKQIDAYIKGQLSAQESEDLWKALLFRPDYIELLETELYIKRIIEEQDANNGQKAPSPSGKQKETKRKRKFSPLLKWMAAAASVAILIISISYIQSEQEKSLQELTLGEINIVENLASPEVMRSQDTEITGIDSLLNLGFKAAISGEVEEALGFYNNIIENYKNAPNVSMAYLNLGIIHYNRENYDEASGAFENAIQNVRDDRILEEKAFWYLGNSYVNMDRFKDGREAILSAYRMNGIYKNPAERLLEKLDEELGITDPEY from the coding sequence ATGGAAAATTCAAGAGATTTAAATCTTGAAAAACAAATTGACGCTTACATTAAAGGACAACTTTCTGCGCAGGAATCAGAAGATTTATGGAAAGCGTTATTGTTTAGGCCCGATTATATCGAGCTGCTGGAAACAGAACTGTATATTAAACGCATCATAGAAGAGCAGGATGCAAATAACGGACAAAAAGCGCCGTCTCCTTCCGGTAAGCAGAAAGAGACGAAAAGAAAAAGAAAGTTTAGTCCTCTTTTGAAATGGATGGCAGCAGCTGCATCGGTGGCAATACTCATTATTTCTATATCTTATATACAGAGTGAACAAGAAAAGAGCCTTCAGGAGCTGACGCTTGGTGAAATCAATATTGTGGAAAACCTGGCTTCCCCGGAAGTTATGCGCTCGCAGGATACAGAAATTACAGGTATCGATTCGCTATTGAATCTTGGATTCAAAGCTGCCATTTCCGGAGAGGTTGAAGAAGCACTGGGTTTCTATAATAATATTATTGAGAACTATAAGAATGCGCCTAATGTATCCATGGCCTATTTAAACCTGGGTATCATACATTATAATCGCGAGAATTATGATGAGGCCTCCGGTGCATTTGAAAATGCCATTCAAAATGTCCGCGATGATCGTATACTTGAAGAAAAAGCATTCTGGTATCTCGGAAATTCTTATGTGAACATGGACCGTTTCAAAGACGGAAGAGAGGCCATTCTCAGTGCCTATCGTATGAATGGTATTTACAAAAATCCTGCCGAAAGGCTTCTTGAAAAACTGGACGAAGAACTGGGCATAACCGACCCCGAATATTAA
- the ruvB gene encoding Holliday junction branch migration DNA helicase RuvB, producing the protein MQNPLLDASNNDEAFEQTVRPKSIEEFIGQQKVLRNLSVFIQAAKKRGEALDHVILSGPPGLGKTTLAHIIAHEMGVQIKPTTGPVLEKPGDLAGMLTNLDEGDVIFIDEIHRLNPVIEEYLYSAMEDYKLDIVIDSGPNARSIQIDLNHFTLVGATTRKGLLTAPLRARFGIDMRLDYYDVELLQRIALRTAAILNMGITETGAHEIARRSRGTPRIVNKLLRRTRDFAQVEDMDTITDAIADKALNALDVDQNGFDEMDIRILRAIIENYSGGPVGLGTLGVAVGEDKGTIEEVYEPYLIKEGFLQRTPKGRIATRKAFQYLGVDPEQEAPGFFD; encoded by the coding sequence GTGCAAAACCCATTGTTAGACGCCTCCAATAACGACGAAGCCTTCGAGCAGACGGTTAGGCCTAAAAGCATTGAAGAGTTCATAGGCCAACAGAAAGTGCTTAGGAATCTGTCTGTATTCATACAGGCAGCCAAAAAGCGGGGTGAGGCTCTGGATCACGTAATCTTATCAGGGCCTCCCGGCCTGGGAAAAACGACCCTGGCACATATCATTGCCCATGAGATGGGCGTGCAAATCAAACCTACTACCGGGCCTGTTCTTGAAAAGCCCGGTGACCTTGCGGGAATGCTGACCAATCTGGACGAGGGCGATGTTATTTTTATTGATGAGATACATCGATTGAATCCGGTGATCGAAGAGTACCTCTACTCGGCAATGGAAGATTATAAGCTAGATATTGTGATCGACTCCGGGCCGAATGCGCGCAGTATACAGATTGACCTTAACCATTTCACACTGGTGGGCGCAACTACGCGAAAAGGTCTGCTGACCGCCCCTTTACGAGCTCGTTTCGGCATTGATATGCGGCTTGACTACTATGATGTGGAACTGCTACAGCGAATAGCTCTAAGAACGGCCGCCATCCTGAATATGGGAATCACAGAAACGGGTGCGCATGAAATAGCACGCCGGAGCCGGGGTACACCTCGAATTGTAAACAAACTGTTGCGCCGGACTCGAGACTTTGCCCAGGTAGAAGATATGGATACCATAACCGATGCCATTGCCGATAAAGCCCTGAATGCACTGGATGTTGACCAAAACGGATTCGACGAGATGGATATCCGAATCCTTCGGGCTATCATAGAGAATTACTCAGGTGGTCCGGTAGGTCTGGGTACCCTGGGTGTGGCAGTCGGAGAAGACAAAGGCACCATCGAGGAAGTTTATGAACCCTATTTGATCAAAGAAGGTTTTCTGCAACGAACCCCAAAAGGCCGCATTGCCACCCGTAAGGCTTTTCAATACCTGGGAGTAGATCCCGAACAGGAGGCACCCGGTTTTTTTGACTAG
- the metK gene encoding methionine adenosyltransferase — protein MKHLFTSESVSEGHPDKISDQISDAILDAMLEQDADSRVAVETLVTTGLAVISGEVTTDAYVDVQEIARKVIHDIGYTKNSYRFDSESCGVLTTIHQQSADIAQGVDEGESKKMGAGDQGMMFGYACRETDTLMPMTLQYSHDLLRELAHIRKNTTLMPYLAPDSKSQVTVEYDDNGKPKRVDTIVISTQHDEGVDQSKIKDDLKKHLIPEIIPEELMDPKTIFHVNPTGKFVIGGPHGDTGLTGRKIIVDTYGGRGGHGGGAFSGKDPSKVDRSAAYAARHIAKNIVAADLADECLIQLAYAIGIAEPVSINVNTYGTGKVKDMELADAIQRTFDCTPAGIIDRFKLKRPIYQKTAAYGHFGREEFPWEKLDFTDKIQNAL, from the coding sequence ATGAAACATCTTTTCACTTCCGAGTCCGTATCTGAAGGACATCCTGATAAAATTTCCGATCAAATTTCCGATGCTATCCTGGATGCCATGCTCGAGCAGGATGCTGATTCAAGAGTTGCCGTAGAGACACTCGTCACCACCGGCCTGGCTGTAATTTCCGGGGAGGTAACTACAGACGCCTATGTAGATGTACAGGAGATAGCTCGAAAGGTTATCCATGACATCGGCTATACCAAGAATTCATATCGTTTTGACTCCGAGTCTTGCGGTGTTTTGACTACTATTCACCAGCAAAGTGCAGATATTGCCCAGGGAGTGGATGAAGGGGAAAGCAAGAAGATGGGGGCCGGAGACCAAGGCATGATGTTTGGATATGCCTGTCGTGAAACCGATACGCTGATGCCTATGACTCTTCAGTATTCTCATGACCTGCTCAGGGAGCTGGCACACATCCGTAAAAATACTACGCTGATGCCTTACCTTGCTCCTGACAGCAAAAGCCAGGTAACGGTTGAGTACGATGATAACGGCAAACCAAAACGTGTGGATACTATCGTAATATCCACCCAGCATGATGAAGGAGTCGACCAGTCCAAAATTAAGGATGACCTCAAAAAGCATCTGATCCCGGAGATCATCCCTGAGGAGTTGATGGATCCTAAAACTATTTTCCATGTAAATCCGACCGGCAAGTTTGTTATTGGCGGCCCGCACGGGGATACCGGACTGACCGGCAGAAAGATTATTGTCGATACTTACGGCGGAAGAGGAGGACACGGTGGCGGAGCCTTTTCCGGCAAGGACCCTTCCAAGGTTGACCGCAGCGCGGCGTACGCTGCACGTCACATTGCCAAAAACATCGTAGCTGCAGACCTGGCAGATGAGTGCCTGATACAGCTGGCTTACGCAATTGGAATTGCGGAACCGGTATCTATCAACGTCAATACCTATGGAACCGGCAAGGTTAAAGATATGGAGCTGGCAGACGCAATACAGCGAACCTTCGACTGCACCCCTGCAGGAATTATTGATCGATTCAAGCTCAAGCGTCCGATCTATCAGAAGACTGCTGCTTACGGCCACTTCGGCAGGGAAGAGTTCCCATGGGAAAAGCTTGACTTCACGGATAAGATTCAAAATGCACTATAA
- a CDS encoding amidohydrolase family protein has product MKYFISLFSLLFILIFQCTAQRTAFTDITVIPMTGDELLENYTVIVEGDRILEVGPAQDISVNEETTVINGNGKFLMPGLAEMHGHVPPTDPPANAPSYFTDQYVEHTLFLYVAAGITTVRGMLGWPNQLELKEKVNNGEMIGPNLYLAGPSFNGNSIDSPRQAREKVKTQSEEGWDLLKIHPGLTRAEYDAMAETANSLDIRFGGHVPEDVGIEHALEMGQETMDHIDGYYRWLQQYEQPEWESRMQQIISKTIEAEVWIVPTQALWETVIGAADFEAMQQYDELKYIPTALRKNYFGYASRQMEEQTESEREQALKEAEWRRKLLAEMNRRNVRILMGTDAPQLFSVPGFSIHRELPHMEAAGMSPYEILKSGTVNVGEYFKNEDTFGTVAKGQRADLLLLNANPLNDLDHLKNHAGVMVQGRWYSREMIDAKLKEIEQTYSE; this is encoded by the coding sequence ATGAAATATTTCATTTCTCTTTTTTCCCTGCTCTTTATTTTAATCTTCCAGTGCACTGCCCAGAGAACCGCTTTTACCGATATTACGGTAATCCCTATGACCGGCGATGAACTGCTGGAGAACTATACCGTCATTGTGGAAGGGGATCGTATTTTAGAGGTTGGACCGGCTCAAGATATTTCGGTAAACGAAGAAACCACCGTTATTAATGGCAACGGCAAATTCCTGATGCCCGGACTGGCAGAAATGCACGGACATGTTCCACCTACAGATCCTCCCGCCAATGCACCTTCCTACTTTACGGATCAATATGTAGAACACACATTGTTTCTTTACGTGGCTGCGGGAATTACTACCGTCCGAGGCATGCTTGGTTGGCCGAACCAGCTTGAACTGAAAGAGAAGGTAAACAACGGAGAGATGATCGGGCCGAACCTCTACCTGGCCGGACCCAGCTTTAATGGCAACTCCATTGATTCTCCGCGGCAGGCCAGAGAAAAAGTTAAAACCCAAAGTGAAGAGGGGTGGGACCTTTTGAAAATACATCCCGGACTTACCCGCGCTGAATATGATGCCATGGCAGAAACTGCAAATAGCCTGGATATACGTTTTGGCGGACATGTACCCGAGGATGTCGGTATAGAGCATGCCCTAGAGATGGGTCAGGAGACAATGGATCATATCGACGGCTACTACCGGTGGCTGCAACAGTATGAGCAGCCGGAATGGGAGAGTCGCATGCAGCAAATTATTTCCAAAACCATAGAAGCCGAAGTATGGATTGTACCTACGCAGGCTCTGTGGGAAACAGTGATAGGCGCTGCCGACTTCGAGGCTATGCAACAGTATGATGAGTTGAAATATATACCTACTGCCCTCCGTAAAAACTATTTTGGATATGCTTCAAGGCAGATGGAGGAGCAAACGGAAAGCGAACGAGAGCAAGCCCTGAAAGAGGCTGAATGGCGACGCAAGCTCTTGGCAGAGATGAATCGGCGCAATGTACGTATTTTAATGGGTACCGACGCTCCTCAATTGTTCAGCGTTCCGGGATTCTCCATCCACAGGGAGTTGCCCCACATGGAAGCGGCAGGTATGAGCCCCTATGAAATTCTGAAAAGCGGCACGGTGAATGTCGGGGAATATTTTAAAAATGAAGACACCTTTGGTACCGTAGCAAAGGGGCAACGTGCTGACCTGTTACTGCTCAATGCCAACCCCTTGAATGATCTTGATCACCTGAAAAATCATGCAGGTGTCATGGTACAGGGTCGTTGGTATTCCAGGGAAATGATTGATGCCAAGTTGAAAGAGATAGAGCAAACCTACTCGGAATAG
- a CDS encoding M14 family metallopeptidase codes for MLRFKCILVTLLFLISFSAGAQNPSDGVAEMDYYLPQDVSYDSNIPTPEEVIGMVPGEWHVRHDQLLKYMRTLADASERITITEFGKTYEDRDLVYLTVTSTSNHGNLEQIRQNHLALSDPSQSANLNTENMPIVLYMGYSIHGNEPSGSNASMLVAYHLAAAQGEEMDDLLNNSVILLDPSLNPDGLNRFAGWANTHKSKNLVSDPNSMELNENWPGGRTNHYWFDLNRDWMLVQHPESQGRINTFHNWKPNILTDHHEMGSNATFFFQPGVQSRTHPLTLQQNQNLTKAMAEYHADFLDEEQRLYYSEEGFDDFYYGKGSTYPDINGGVGILFEQASSRGHAQQTIHGVLKFPYTIKNQFITSLSTLASAQGLRTEFLNYQRDFFRQAQEQASNSAVKGYVYGISNDRARTYHFTEMLRRHNIEVYNLARNLEADGEQFESGSAFVVPSDQKQYKFIEALFERRTTFTDSLFYDVSTWTMPYAYNLPFAELGSREFNRNLLGARVEGVPEMPKGEVVGGRSDYAYLFEWDGYYAPRALNRILDRGVSAKVAAEPFTAIVSEGTREFDYGTILVPMGPQEVDAETIHELVEQAAADDALTVYSVETGLTPSGIDLGSRTFENLEKPNVAIIAGDGTSSYEVGEAWHLLDQRYAMTPTLITKDRFRYGDISKYNVIVMVSGGYNDMSDSSVEKLKNWVREGGTLIATKYAINWAKSNELANITFLGEGEEEDENEEVETRPYADRSAAQGAQYIGGSIFNTKLDLTHPLGYGYNDDDLTIFRNSTLFMEKAENPYATPLYYTDEPLASGYISDENMEKLKGTAAIVVSRFGGGKVITMTDNPNFRAFWYGTNKLFMNAIFFGQTISGGSAN; via the coding sequence ATGTTACGATTTAAGTGTATACTAGTTACCCTATTATTCCTGATTTCATTTTCTGCCGGTGCCCAAAACCCATCCGATGGCGTTGCAGAAATGGATTATTATTTACCGCAAGATGTCAGCTACGACAGCAACATACCTACTCCTGAAGAAGTGATCGGGATGGTGCCGGGAGAATGGCATGTGAGGCATGACCAGCTTCTGAAGTATATGAGAACTCTGGCAGATGCATCTGAACGGATCACCATCACTGAGTTCGGTAAAACTTATGAAGATCGGGATCTGGTGTATCTTACCGTTACCTCGACTTCAAATCACGGCAACCTTGAACAGATCAGGCAGAATCATCTGGCATTGTCCGATCCGTCTCAGTCGGCTAACCTAAATACCGAAAACATGCCTATCGTGCTCTATATGGGTTACAGTATCCACGGAAATGAGCCCAGTGGCTCCAATGCCTCGATGCTGGTTGCCTATCATCTGGCTGCAGCCCAGGGTGAAGAGATGGACGACCTGCTGAATAATTCGGTAATATTGCTGGACCCCAGTTTAAATCCTGACGGACTGAACCGTTTTGCCGGTTGGGCTAATACACATAAAAGCAAAAACCTGGTTTCGGACCCCAACAGTATGGAGCTGAATGAAAACTGGCCGGGCGGAAGGACCAATCATTACTGGTTTGACCTTAACAGGGATTGGATGTTGGTTCAGCATCCTGAAAGCCAGGGACGTATCAACACTTTTCATAACTGGAAGCCCAATATCCTTACGGATCATCACGAAATGGGGAGCAACGCTACCTTTTTCTTTCAACCGGGCGTTCAGTCACGAACCCACCCACTGACCCTTCAGCAAAACCAGAATCTGACCAAGGCGATGGCAGAGTACCACGCAGACTTTCTGGATGAAGAGCAGCGTCTCTACTATTCTGAAGAGGGTTTTGATGATTTCTATTACGGAAAGGGTTCGACTTATCCCGATATCAATGGTGGAGTTGGGATCCTGTTTGAGCAGGCCAGCTCGAGGGGTCATGCCCAGCAGACTATCCATGGGGTACTCAAGTTTCCTTATACCATTAAGAACCAGTTCATAACTTCTCTTTCCACACTGGCTTCAGCACAGGGTTTACGAACGGAGTTTCTCAATTACCAGCGTGACTTTTTTCGTCAGGCTCAGGAGCAGGCCTCCAATAGCGCCGTCAAAGGATATGTGTACGGTATTTCAAATGATCGGGCCCGAACCTATCATTTCACCGAAATGCTAAGAAGGCATAATATTGAAGTCTACAACCTGGCTCGAAACCTAGAAGCCGACGGGGAGCAATTTGAGAGCGGTTCTGCCTTTGTAGTTCCCTCAGACCAAAAACAGTACAAATTTATTGAGGCGCTTTTTGAAAGAAGAACCACTTTCACTGACAGTCTCTTTTATGATGTTTCCACTTGGACCATGCCATATGCTTACAATCTGCCTTTTGCTGAGTTGGGCAGCAGGGAGTTTAACCGAAACCTGCTGGGTGCCCGGGTAGAGGGAGTACCCGAAATGCCAAAAGGCGAGGTCGTGGGCGGACGCAGCGATTACGCTTATTTATTTGAATGGGATGGCTACTATGCCCCTCGGGCTCTGAATCGAATATTGGACCGAGGCGTGAGTGCAAAAGTAGCAGCAGAGCCTTTTACAGCAATAGTTTCTGAAGGTACCAGAGAATTTGATTACGGTACCATACTGGTACCGATGGGTCCGCAAGAGGTAGATGCCGAAACCATTCATGAGCTGGTTGAACAGGCTGCAGCAGATGATGCATTAACAGTTTATTCTGTAGAAACAGGTTTGACCCCCTCAGGAATAGATCTAGGCAGCCGCACCTTTGAAAATCTTGAGAAGCCGAATGTAGCGATCATCGCCGGCGACGGCACCAGCAGTTACGAAGTTGGTGAAGCCTGGCACCTGCTCGACCAGCGTTATGCCATGACCCCCACATTGATTACCAAAGACCGGTTCCGTTATGGTGATATCAGCAAGTACAACGTCATTGTGATGGTAAGCGGAGGATATAACGATATGTCCGACTCTTCCGTAGAAAAACTGAAAAACTGGGTCAGGGAAGGCGGCACGCTGATAGCTACCAAATATGCTATCAACTGGGCCAAAAGCAATGAATTGGCGAACATTACCTTCTTGGGAGAGGGTGAAGAGGAGGATGAGAACGAAGAGGTTGAGACCCGCCCCTATGCCGATCGAAGTGCGGCGCAAGGTGCCCAGTATATCGGTGGTTCTATCTTCAATACCAAGCTTGACCTGACGCACCCATTAGGCTATGGATATAACGATGATGACTTAACAATATTCCGAAACAGCACCCTGTTTATGGAAAAAGCGGAAAATCCATACGCCACTCCCCTTTACTACACCGATGAGCCATTGGCGAGCGGCTATATTTCGGATGAGAATATGGAAAAACTGAAAGGCACGGCTGCCATAGTAGTAAGTCGTTTTGGCGGGGGCAAGGTCATAACCATGACTGATAATCCGAATTTCAGGGCGTTCTGGTACGGCACCAATAAGCTGTTTATGAATGCCATCTTCTTCGGACAGACTATCAGCGGTGGTTCGGCTAACTGA
- a CDS encoding segregation and condensation protein A: MYRVKLKNFEGPLDLLLFFIKRDELDIYNIPISYITEQFLEYIRLMEELDLDVASEFILMASMLMSIKAKMMLPKEDSDDDEMDENDPRYALVQRLLEYKRYKEMAEKMSDIEDESQKRYYRRHYEVDQVKKQASGEALQDVTMFDLMAAFKKVLSDIKKQNLVHHVEKISVTIEQQTEYVLERLHKGGRTAFRKICMELNNRAKVVVTFLAILEMLKEQQINLYVENDDPTDFYLDLKPVDEIIGSSPAQKESEL; this comes from the coding sequence ATGTACCGTGTAAAACTTAAAAACTTCGAAGGCCCTCTCGATTTACTGCTCTTCTTTATAAAAAGAGATGAGCTGGATATATATAATATCCCAATATCGTATATCACGGAGCAATTTCTGGAATACATCCGCCTTATGGAAGAGCTGGATCTGGATGTTGCTAGCGAGTTCATTCTCATGGCCAGCATGCTTATGTCGATCAAGGCGAAGATGATGCTTCCTAAAGAAGACTCCGATGATGACGAGATGGATGAGAATGATCCGCGTTACGCCCTCGTTCAGCGGCTGCTTGAGTACAAGAGGTACAAAGAGATGGCCGAAAAGATGAGCGATATTGAGGATGAGAGCCAGAAAAGGTACTACCGTCGGCACTACGAAGTAGACCAGGTCAAGAAACAAGCCAGCGGGGAAGCTCTTCAGGATGTCACTATGTTTGACCTGATGGCAGCCTTTAAAAAGGTTCTATCCGATATCAAAAAACAGAACCTGGTGCACCATGTTGAAAAGATAAGTGTAACAATAGAGCAACAGACCGAATACGTTCTGGAACGGCTGCATAAGGGCGGGAGAACGGCTTTTCGCAAGATTTGCATGGAATTGAATAACAGGGCGAAGGTTGTAGTCACCTTTCTTGCAATACTAGAGATGCTTAAGGAACAACAGATAAATCTGTACGTAGAGAATGACGATCCCACAGACTTTTACCTGGACCTGAAACCCGTCGATGAAATTATTGGCAGCTCACCTGCACAAAAAGAGAGCGAGCTCTAA
- a CDS encoding ArsR/SmtB family transcription factor → MQRDVFQAVADPTRREIIDLLAGQYLSVNEIAGNFAISRPAISKHLKILDECGVLTIKEKGRKRLCRTDVRKLKELAEWVNQYRVFWNSKLDALEASLLKEDKTK, encoded by the coding sequence ATGCAAAGAGACGTTTTCCAGGCTGTGGCAGACCCGACCCGAAGAGAGATCATCGACCTTTTGGCCGGTCAATATCTATCGGTCAATGAAATTGCGGGCAATTTTGCCATTAGCAGACCCGCCATCTCAAAGCACCTGAAAATATTGGATGAATGCGGGGTATTGACCATAAAGGAGAAAGGAAGAAAACGTCTCTGCAGAACTGATGTCCGGAAACTGAAAGAGCTGGCTGAGTGGGTGAATCAGTACCGGGTGTTCTGGAATAGCAAACTGGACGCCCTTGAGGCATCGTTACTTAAGGAAGATAAAACCAAATAA